A region from the Cryptosporangium arvum DSM 44712 genome encodes:
- a CDS encoding vitamin B12-dependent ribonucleotide reductase — protein MTETVGSSTNGAAPAPRTRKGASKPVGLTVERVFTTAGVHPYDEVTWERRDVVMTNWRDGKVNFEQRGVEFPDFWSLNSTNIVTTRYFRGALGTPQRENSLRHLIDRVVRVYRKAGVDHGYFATPEDAEIFEHELAWMLLHQVFSFNSPVWFNVGTAAPQQVSACFILSVDDEMDSILNWYREEGLIFKGGSGAGLNLSRIRSSKELLASGGTASGPVSFMRGADASAGTIKSGGATRRAAKMVVLDVDHPDIEEFIDTKAREEDKIRALRDAGFDMDLGGKDINSVQYQNANNSVRVSDEFMNAVEDGGEFHLRARLDGSVIDTVDAKGLFRKIAKAAWECADPGIQYDDTINDWHTTPESGRITASNPCSEYMHLDNSSCNLASLNLMRFLRADGTFDGPTFVKAVELVITAMDISICFADFPTEPIADTTRKFRQLGIGYANIGALLMATAHAYDSDGGRSLAAAITSLMTGTAYRRSAELAGIVGAYEGYARNEEGHKRVMRKHAAANDAVRPVGADSARILELATAEWQGGLKIGEKNGWRNAQASVLAPTGTIGLMMDCDTTGIEPDLALVKFKKLDGGGSMQIVNQTVPQALRTLGYQDEQIEAIVEHIAQHGHVVDAPGLRREHYEVFDCAMGERSIRPMGHVRMMAAVQPFISGAISKTVNLPETATIEDIEKVYAEGWRLGLKALAVYRDNCKVGQPLSVGGKKADAARAAATVQTVVVEQAPKRKRLPKTRPSTTTSFSVAGAEGYLTASRYPDDGVGEVFLKLGKQGSTLAGIMDAFSVAISVALQYGVPLEQYVEKFRNMRFEPAGMTDDPDIRIASSVIDYIFRRLALDHLPRETRAEMGILTNSERAAELDGSSADEVDIAGMAVSAPVSEPAPTPVPASAPVPRDVTTAHSSTELLELVQGMAADAPLCLTCGTKMRPAGSCFVCEGCGSTSGCS, from the coding sequence ATGACCGAGACGGTTGGCTCATCAACGAACGGAGCTGCTCCGGCTCCGCGTACGCGCAAGGGCGCGTCCAAGCCGGTGGGCCTGACTGTCGAGCGGGTGTTCACCACGGCGGGCGTCCACCCGTACGACGAGGTGACCTGGGAGCGTCGCGACGTCGTCATGACGAACTGGCGCGACGGCAAGGTCAACTTCGAGCAGCGCGGTGTCGAGTTCCCCGACTTCTGGTCGCTGAACTCCACCAACATCGTCACCACCCGGTACTTCCGGGGTGCGCTCGGTACGCCGCAGCGGGAGAACAGCCTGCGCCACCTGATCGACCGGGTCGTCCGCGTCTACCGCAAGGCCGGGGTCGACCACGGCTACTTCGCGACGCCGGAGGACGCCGAGATCTTCGAGCACGAGCTGGCCTGGATGCTGCTGCACCAGGTGTTCAGCTTCAACTCGCCGGTGTGGTTCAACGTCGGAACGGCCGCTCCCCAGCAGGTGAGCGCGTGCTTCATCCTGTCGGTCGACGACGAGATGGACTCGATCCTCAACTGGTACCGCGAGGAGGGCCTGATCTTCAAGGGCGGCTCCGGAGCCGGCCTGAACCTCTCCCGCATCCGGTCGTCCAAGGAGCTGCTGGCCAGCGGCGGCACCGCGTCCGGCCCGGTCAGCTTCATGCGTGGCGCCGACGCCAGCGCCGGGACGATCAAGTCCGGTGGCGCCACCCGCCGGGCCGCGAAGATGGTCGTGCTCGACGTCGACCACCCCGACATCGAGGAGTTCATCGACACCAAGGCGCGCGAGGAAGACAAGATCCGCGCCCTGCGTGACGCCGGGTTCGACATGGACCTGGGCGGCAAGGACATCAACTCCGTCCAGTACCAGAACGCCAACAACTCGGTCCGCGTCTCGGACGAGTTCATGAACGCGGTCGAGGACGGCGGGGAGTTCCACCTCCGCGCCCGCCTGGACGGCTCGGTGATCGACACCGTCGACGCCAAGGGCCTGTTCCGCAAGATCGCCAAGGCCGCCTGGGAGTGCGCCGACCCGGGCATCCAGTACGACGACACGATCAACGACTGGCACACCACGCCGGAGTCCGGCCGCATCACCGCGTCGAACCCGTGCTCGGAGTACATGCACCTGGACAACTCGTCCTGCAACCTCGCGTCGCTGAACCTGATGCGGTTCCTGCGCGCCGACGGCACGTTCGACGGACCGACGTTCGTCAAGGCCGTCGAGCTGGTCATCACCGCGATGGACATCTCGATCTGCTTCGCCGACTTCCCGACCGAGCCGATCGCCGACACCACCCGTAAGTTCCGCCAGCTGGGCATCGGCTACGCCAACATCGGCGCGCTGCTGATGGCCACCGCGCACGCCTACGACTCCGACGGCGGCCGTTCGCTGGCCGCGGCGATCACGTCGCTGATGACCGGTACCGCGTACCGTCGCTCGGCCGAGCTGGCCGGCATCGTCGGCGCGTACGAGGGCTACGCCCGCAACGAGGAGGGCCACAAGCGGGTCATGCGCAAGCACGCCGCGGCCAACGACGCGGTGCGTCCGGTCGGTGCGGACTCGGCCCGGATCCTCGAACTGGCGACGGCCGAGTGGCAGGGCGGCCTGAAGATCGGCGAGAAGAACGGCTGGCGCAACGCGCAGGCCTCGGTGCTGGCTCCGACCGGCACGATCGGTCTGATGATGGACTGCGACACCACCGGTATCGAGCCCGACCTGGCCCTGGTCAAGTTCAAGAAGCTCGACGGCGGCGGCTCGATGCAGATCGTCAACCAGACGGTCCCGCAGGCGCTGCGCACGCTCGGCTACCAGGACGAGCAGATCGAGGCGATCGTCGAGCACATCGCCCAGCACGGCCACGTCGTCGACGCTCCCGGCCTGCGCCGCGAGCACTACGAGGTGTTCGACTGCGCGATGGGCGAGCGGTCGATCCGTCCGATGGGCCACGTCCGGATGATGGCCGCGGTGCAGCCGTTCATCTCCGGCGCGATCTCCAAGACCGTCAACCTGCCCGAGACGGCGACGATCGAGGACATCGAGAAGGTCTACGCGGAGGGCTGGCGGCTCGGCCTCAAGGCTCTCGCCGTCTACCGCGACAACTGCAAGGTCGGCCAGCCGCTGTCGGTCGGCGGCAAGAAGGCCGACGCGGCGCGGGCTGCGGCCACGGTGCAGACCGTCGTCGTCGAACAGGCGCCGAAGCGCAAGCGGCTTCCCAAGACCCGCCCCAGCACGACGACGTCGTTCTCGGTGGCCGGTGCCGAGGGGTACCTCACCGCGTCGCGCTACCCGGACGACGGTGTCGGCGAGGTCTTCCTCAAGCTGGGCAAGCAGGGCTCGACCCTGGCCGGGATCATGGACGCGTTCTCGGTCGCGATCTCGGTGGCGCTGCAGTACGGCGTCCCGCTGGAGCAGTACGTCGAGAAGTTCCGCAACATGCGGTTCGAGCCGGCCGGCATGACCGACGACCCGGACATCCGGATCGCCAGCTCGGTGATCGACTACATCTTCCGTCGGCTGGCTCTCGATCACCTGCCCCGCGAGACGCGGGCGGAGATGGGCATCCTGACCAACTCCGAGCGGGCGGCCGAGCTCGACGGGTCGTCGGCCGACGAGGTGGACATCGCCGGTATGGCGGTGTCGGCCCCGGTGTCGGAGCCCGCCCCCACGCCGGTGCCGGCATCGGCGCCCGTGCCGCGTGACGTCACCACCGCGCACTCGTCGACCGAGCTGCTCGAGCTGGTGCAGGGAATGGCCGCCGACGCGCCGCTGTGCCTGACCTGCGGTACGAAGATGCGGCCGGCCGGCTCGTGCTTCGTGTGCGAGGGCTGCGGCAGCACGTCCGGCTGCAGCTGA
- the nrdR gene encoding transcriptional regulator NrdR, whose amino-acid sequence MKCPYCRHPDSRVVDSREAEDGQVTRRRRSCTRCSKRFTTVEEAVLAVVKRSGVSEPFSRAKVVAGVRKACQGRPVDADALAVLAQKVEDAIRSRGAAEVPSHEVGLAILGPLRELDEVAYIRFASVYRSFSSLEDFEAEIATLRQSHGAGAPRPVVAVTASPPGDSELVNASP is encoded by the coding sequence GTGAAGTGCCCGTACTGCCGGCACCCGGATTCGCGGGTGGTCGACTCCCGCGAAGCCGAGGACGGGCAGGTCACTCGGCGGCGACGTTCGTGCACCCGGTGCTCCAAGCGCTTCACCACGGTCGAGGAAGCTGTGCTGGCCGTCGTGAAGCGCAGTGGGGTCAGCGAGCCGTTCAGCCGCGCCAAGGTCGTCGCGGGCGTCCGCAAGGCGTGCCAGGGACGGCCGGTCGACGCGGACGCGTTGGCGGTGCTGGCCCAGAAGGTCGAAGACGCCATCCGGTCGCGGGGCGCGGCCGAAGTTCCGTCACACGAGGTCGGCCTGGCCATCCTCGGCCCGTTGCGTGAGCTCGACGAGGTGGCCTACATCCGGTTCGCCAGCGTCTACCGCTCGTTCTCCTCACTGGAGGACTTCGAGGCGGAGATCGCGACGCTCCGGCAGAGCCACGGCGCCGGGGCTCCCCGGCCGGTCGTGGCGGTCACCGCGTCTCCGCCCGGCGACAGCGAGCTGGTGAACGCCAGTCCGTAG
- a CDS encoding B12-binding domain-containing radical SAM protein yields MRVALVYVGQPESELRPVMSPPIGPQLLGSLLLEHGADVELFDSRLQPADRLLAALDDFDPRLVGFSYLSPNADEAVALARAVRGPGRVVVAGGVHASIHTEATVATGAFDCVVRREGESAILDLYDRVVAGEALPSIVDGAPWPDVDALPPYADFDCYRGVYAESDAYRPVYLQLGRGCPMQCTFCELPNRSVFEPPRRRFRTVDTVMAELHEYVRRWGVDFVTIADPIATLNLPLLMGVVRRMDAELPDVGLMFNGHVNRFSPALAECLGEAQAGRDREGQRITVWFGFESGSQRLLEFMRKRTTVADGVAVAELCRQHDVQVGANLLLGVPTETDEDYTAHHAFMDTIKPTFPNPNILNPLPGTEMYDYCAARGLLRDPDDYSIWRDTDIAARGEGPVLGIDYERVLATYRRYRDEPVEDPQPRYRSWADTDDTTTGCG; encoded by the coding sequence ATGCGGGTGGCCCTGGTTTACGTCGGGCAGCCGGAGAGCGAACTCCGCCCGGTGATGAGCCCGCCGATCGGCCCGCAGCTGCTCGGTTCGCTCCTGCTCGAACACGGAGCCGACGTCGAACTGTTCGACTCCCGCTTGCAGCCGGCCGACCGCTTACTGGCCGCCCTCGACGACTTCGATCCCCGGCTCGTGGGGTTCAGCTATCTCTCCCCGAACGCCGACGAGGCGGTCGCGCTGGCCCGGGCGGTGCGCGGTCCCGGCCGGGTCGTGGTCGCCGGCGGGGTGCACGCCAGCATCCACACCGAGGCCACCGTCGCCACCGGCGCGTTCGACTGCGTGGTCCGGCGCGAGGGCGAGTCCGCGATCCTCGACCTCTACGACCGGGTCGTCGCCGGTGAGGCGCTCCCGTCGATCGTCGACGGCGCGCCCTGGCCGGACGTCGACGCGCTCCCGCCCTACGCCGACTTCGACTGTTACCGGGGCGTCTACGCCGAGTCCGACGCGTACCGGCCGGTCTACCTGCAGCTCGGCCGCGGCTGCCCGATGCAGTGCACGTTCTGCGAGCTCCCCAACCGGTCGGTGTTCGAGCCGCCCCGGCGTCGCTTCCGCACGGTCGACACGGTGATGGCCGAGCTGCACGAGTACGTCCGGCGCTGGGGGGTGGACTTCGTGACGATCGCCGACCCGATCGCCACGCTGAACCTTCCGTTGCTCATGGGGGTCGTCCGCCGCATGGACGCCGAGCTGCCCGACGTCGGGCTGATGTTCAACGGGCACGTCAACCGCTTCAGCCCGGCCCTGGCCGAGTGTCTGGGCGAAGCCCAGGCCGGACGCGACCGCGAGGGGCAGCGGATCACGGTCTGGTTCGGCTTCGAGAGCGGCTCCCAGCGCCTGCTGGAGTTCATGCGCAAGCGCACGACGGTGGCCGACGGCGTGGCGGTGGCCGAGCTCTGCCGCCAGCACGACGTGCAAGTGGGCGCCAACCTGCTGCTCGGGGTGCCGACCGAGACCGACGAGGACTACACGGCCCACCACGCGTTCATGGACACGATCAAGCCGACGTTCCCGAACCCCAACATCCTCAACCCGCTGCCGGGCACCGAGATGTACGACTACTGCGCCGCGCGTGGCCTGTTGCGCGACCCGGACGACTACTCGATCTGGCGCGACACCGACATCGCCGCGCGGGGGGAGGGGCCGGTGCTCGGGATCGACTACGAACGGGTGCTGGCCACCTACCGGCGGTACCGGGACGAGCCGGTCGAGGACCCGCAGCCACGCTACCGGTCGTGGGCCGATACTGACGACACCACAACAGGTTGTGGATAA
- a CDS encoding LysM peptidoglycan-binding domain-containing protein, producing the protein MSASAVEPDPFEQAVRAGAGRSAAAERALAASRAAHPAGKALARRAAGLRVVPPSGEARVPQQRGPRPASGPECRPVPSRRRVSGPSAEPRRDARPPAGSGSRSRRRGPVAGPAAGAGTVPLRLTRRGRALIRSAVLLGVVLAAVSLTVATRADDVTPVSSRSMVVTEHDTLWTIAEEVAPDRPRSETMDEIRELNDMPDATVRVGQRILIPAHR; encoded by the coding sequence GTGTCTGCTTCCGCGGTCGAACCCGATCCGTTCGAGCAGGCGGTCCGGGCCGGCGCCGGTCGCTCGGCGGCCGCCGAGCGGGCGCTCGCGGCGAGTCGCGCGGCGCACCCGGCGGGCAAGGCGCTCGCCCGGCGCGCGGCCGGTCTGCGCGTGGTCCCGCCGTCCGGCGAGGCCCGGGTGCCCCAGCAGCGCGGGCCGCGGCCCGCGTCCGGGCCGGAGTGCCGTCCGGTCCCGTCGCGTCGGCGGGTGAGCGGGCCGTCGGCGGAGCCGCGAAGAGACGCCCGGCCTCCGGCCGGGAGCGGGAGCCGGTCCCGGCGGCGTGGCCCCGTCGCCGGCCCGGCGGCCGGCGCGGGCACGGTCCCGCTCCGGCTGACCCGGCGCGGCCGGGCCCTGATCCGCAGCGCGGTACTGCTCGGTGTCGTGCTCGCCGCCGTCTCGCTCACCGTCGCCACGCGGGCCGACGACGTCACCCCGGTGTCCTCGCGCAGCATGGTGGTCACCGAGCACGACACGCTCTGGACGATCGCCGAGGAGGTCGCGCCCGATCGGCCCCGCAGCGAGACGATGGACGAGATCCGCGAGCTCAACGACATGCCCGACGCCACTGTGCGCGTCGGCCAGCGGATCCTGATCCCGGCGCATCGGTAG
- the lexA gene encoding transcriptional repressor LexA: protein MTAAPTAGAGQVEAVSDPVAADDAAPAAPRRRGRRSTTTAGTPLSPRQRRILEVIRDSVEKRGYPPSVREIGEAVGLTSPSSVAYQLQALQEKGLLRRDPNRPRAVDIRTPGASANGRDTVVGIGGGVGSSNVAAEVDGHPAPVNVPVLGRIAAGGPILAEQAVEDIFPLPREIVGDGNLFLLKVVGDSMVEAAICDGDWVVVRQQPDADSGDIVAAMLDGEATVKRLRRRDGEVWLVPHNAAYEPIPGGEATILGRVVTVLRRL, encoded by the coding sequence GTGACCGCCGCGCCGACCGCCGGCGCCGGCCAGGTCGAGGCCGTCTCCGACCCCGTAGCCGCCGACGACGCCGCTCCGGCCGCCCCCCGCCGCCGCGGGCGCCGCAGCACCACCACCGCCGGAACGCCGCTGAGCCCGCGCCAGCGCCGCATCCTCGAGGTGATCCGCGACTCGGTGGAGAAGCGGGGCTACCCGCCGAGCGTCCGCGAGATCGGCGAAGCGGTCGGCCTCACCTCGCCGTCAAGCGTCGCGTACCAGTTGCAGGCGCTGCAGGAGAAGGGTCTGCTCCGGCGCGACCCCAACCGGCCCCGCGCGGTCGACATCCGCACGCCCGGCGCGTCCGCGAACGGCCGGGACACCGTCGTCGGAATCGGTGGCGGTGTCGGTTCGTCGAACGTCGCCGCCGAGGTCGACGGGCATCCGGCCCCGGTCAACGTGCCGGTGCTCGGCCGCATCGCCGCCGGTGGCCCGATCCTCGCCGAGCAGGCCGTCGAGGACATCTTCCCGCTGCCGCGCGAGATCGTCGGCGACGGGAACCTGTTCCTGCTGAAGGTCGTCGGCGACTCGATGGTCGAGGCCGCGATCTGCGACGGTGACTGGGTGGTCGTCCGGCAGCAGCCCGACGCCGACAGCGGTGACATCGTCGCCGCGATGCTCGACGGCGAAGCCACCGTGAAGCGTCTGCGCCGCCGCGACGGCGAGGTGTGGCTGGTGCCGCACAACGCCGCGTACGAGCCGATCCCCGGGGGCGAAGCCACGATCCTCGGCCGGGTCGTGACGGTGCTCCGCCGCCTCTGA
- the hflX gene encoding GTPase HflX codes for MSPTPASAGRRAGSLGDSAIRLRPELSPELPDDGDQFDLEERNALRRVAGLSTELADVTEVEYRQLRLERVVLVGVWTEGSAEDADNSLAELAALAETAGSEVLEGLMQRRDRPDPATYIGSGKAAELREVVLASGADTVICDGELSPAQLTALEKVVKVKVIDRTALILDIFAQHAHTREGRAQVSLAQMEYMLPRLRGWGESMSRQAGGAGGGAGGGVGTRGPGETKIETDRRRIRERMSKLRREIKGMKQARDTKRAQRRRHEVPSVAIAGYTNAGKSSLLNRLTGAGVLVENALFATLDPTTRRTETADGREYTLSDTVGFVRHLPHQLVEAFRSTLEEVADADLLVHVVDGSHPDPIAQVNAVRAVLADVDAAKVPELIVVNKSDAASPEALLQLRQALPGAIVVSAHTGQGLDELRATIEERLPRPALELHVRLPYDQGGLVSRVHAEGEVLSSKHTEDGTELHVRVHPGLAAALQPYAGTAQHA; via the coding sequence ATGAGCCCGACCCCTGCTAGCGCCGGACGTCGAGCCGGCTCACTCGGCGACAGCGCCATCCGGCTCCGCCCCGAGTTGTCCCCGGAGCTGCCGGACGACGGTGACCAGTTCGATCTCGAAGAGCGCAACGCACTGCGCCGTGTCGCCGGGCTCTCCACCGAGCTCGCGGACGTCACCGAAGTCGAGTACCGGCAGCTGCGCCTGGAGCGCGTCGTGCTCGTCGGTGTCTGGACCGAGGGCAGCGCCGAGGACGCCGACAACTCGCTCGCCGAACTCGCGGCGCTGGCCGAGACGGCCGGTTCCGAGGTGCTGGAAGGCCTGATGCAGCGGCGCGACCGGCCCGACCCGGCCACGTACATCGGATCCGGTAAGGCGGCCGAGCTGCGCGAGGTCGTGCTCGCGAGCGGCGCCGACACCGTCATCTGCGACGGTGAGCTCTCGCCGGCGCAGCTGACCGCGCTGGAGAAGGTCGTCAAGGTCAAGGTGATCGACCGGACGGCCCTGATCCTCGACATCTTCGCGCAGCACGCGCACACCCGGGAGGGCCGTGCGCAGGTCTCGCTGGCCCAGATGGAGTACATGCTTCCCCGCCTGCGCGGCTGGGGTGAGTCGATGTCCCGTCAGGCCGGTGGCGCCGGCGGTGGTGCCGGGGGCGGCGTGGGAACGCGTGGCCCCGGTGAGACGAAGATCGAGACCGACCGGCGGCGTATCCGCGAGCGGATGTCCAAGCTCCGGCGCGAGATCAAGGGCATGAAGCAGGCGCGTGACACCAAGCGGGCGCAGCGCCGGCGGCACGAGGTGCCGAGCGTGGCGATCGCCGGGTACACCAACGCCGGCAAGTCGAGCCTGCTCAACCGGCTCACCGGTGCCGGTGTCCTGGTGGAGAACGCGCTCTTCGCCACCCTCGATCCGACGACCAGGCGCACCGAGACCGCGGACGGGCGCGAGTACACGCTGTCGGACACCGTCGGGTTCGTCCGGCACCTGCCCCACCAGCTCGTCGAGGCGTTCCGCTCGACGCTGGAGGAGGTCGCCGACGCCGACCTGCTGGTCCACGTCGTCGACGGTTCGCACCCCGACCCGATCGCCCAGGTGAACGCCGTCCGGGCGGTGCTGGCGGACGTGGACGCGGCGAAGGTGCCCGAGCTGATCGTCGTCAACAAGTCCGACGCCGCGTCACCGGAGGCCCTGCTGCAACTGCGTCAGGCGCTGCCGGGTGCGATCGTGGTCTCGGCGCACACCGGGCAGGGCCTGGACGAGCTGCGGGCCACGATCGAGGAGCGGTTGCCCCGGCCGGCGCTGGAGCTGCACGTCCGGCTGCCGTACGACCAGGGCGGCCTGGTGTCCCGGGTGCACGCGGAGGGCGAGGTGCTCTCCAGCAAGCACACCGAGGACGGCACCGAGCTCCACGTCCGGGTGCACCCCGGGCTGGCGGCGGCGCTTCAGCCGTATGCGGGCACCGCACAGCACGCCTGA
- a CDS encoding inositol monophosphatase family protein, translating to MSLDASQLRELAGTAAQILDDSVPFFVDEIGAKEEVVKGVGDWATAADLALERTITAALAERTGLPMHGEEFGGHDLHTGVTWVLDPIDGTANYSARIPLTGIALALLEEGRPVIGQIRLPLFGESYQAIDGGPLERNGEALPELAPARLEDVTIALGNVAPKGTHGGPTPRYPFRFRMALANAVAHQAMRVRMFGSSAVELAWASAGAVGASLNFGNHAWDNAAGALMVRQAGGVLRDLEGDEWSLRSRSILVGRRGVVDELSELIAALGDPASYA from the coding sequence GTGAGCCTCGACGCATCACAACTGCGAGAACTGGCCGGTACCGCGGCCCAGATCCTGGACGACTCGGTCCCGTTCTTCGTCGACGAGATCGGCGCCAAGGAAGAGGTCGTCAAGGGCGTCGGCGACTGGGCCACCGCCGCCGACCTCGCCCTGGAACGGACGATCACCGCCGCGCTCGCCGAGCGCACCGGCCTGCCGATGCACGGCGAGGAGTTCGGCGGCCACGACCTGCACACCGGCGTCACCTGGGTCCTCGACCCGATCGACGGCACCGCGAACTACAGCGCCCGGATCCCGCTCACCGGGATCGCGCTGGCGCTGCTGGAGGAGGGCCGTCCGGTCATCGGCCAGATCCGGCTCCCGCTGTTCGGCGAGTCGTACCAGGCGATCGACGGCGGACCGCTGGAGCGCAACGGGGAGGCGCTGCCCGAACTGGCCCCCGCCCGCCTGGAAGACGTCACGATCGCGCTGGGCAACGTCGCGCCGAAAGGCACCCACGGCGGGCCGACGCCGCGCTACCCGTTCCGCTTCCGGATGGCGCTGGCCAACGCGGTCGCCCACCAGGCGATGCGGGTCCGGATGTTCGGGTCGTCGGCGGTCGAACTGGCGTGGGCGTCGGCCGGTGCGGTCGGCGCGTCGCTGAACTTCGGCAACCACGCCTGGGACAACGCGGCCGGTGCGCTGATGGTGCGTCAGGCCGGCGGTGTGCTCCGCGACCTCGAGGGTGACGAGTGGAGTCTCCGGAGCCGCTCGATCCTGGTGGGGCGGCGGGGAGTCGTCGACGAGCTCAGCGAGCTGATCGCCGCGCTGGGAGATCCCGCCTCGTACGCGTGA
- the miaA gene encoding tRNA (adenosine(37)-N6)-dimethylallyltransferase MiaA, translating to MIAVVGPTATGKSGLGVALAKALGGEVVNADSMQLYRGMDIGTAKLTPAEQDGVRHHLLDVWSVTETASVAEYQRLARAAVDSLRAAGTVPVLVGGSGLYVDAVLDRMEFPGTDPEVRAALEAELADVGPAPLYARLTAADPAAAAAILPSNGRRIVRALEVITLTGSFTAALPAQPEPYYDAVRIGLDRPVDQLDARVEERVRVMWDAGLIDEVRTLEQHGLRDGRTASRALGYAQVLRMFDGEFDELGAITATQAATRRFVRRQRSWFRRDDRVRWLDPTDGTHALEEARKLIPHESHRLTPESRDSPRRI from the coding sequence GTGATAGCGGTCGTCGGGCCTACGGCCACTGGGAAGTCGGGGCTGGGGGTGGCGCTCGCGAAGGCGCTCGGCGGCGAAGTGGTCAACGCCGACTCGATGCAGCTCTACCGGGGCATGGACATCGGCACCGCGAAGCTGACGCCCGCCGAGCAGGACGGCGTCCGCCATCACCTGCTCGACGTCTGGTCGGTGACCGAGACGGCGTCGGTCGCGGAGTACCAGCGGCTGGCCCGGGCCGCGGTGGACTCGCTGCGCGCGGCCGGAACGGTCCCGGTGCTGGTCGGCGGCTCCGGCCTCTACGTCGACGCGGTGCTCGACCGGATGGAGTTCCCGGGCACCGACCCCGAGGTGCGCGCCGCGCTCGAGGCCGAGCTCGCCGACGTCGGCCCGGCACCCCTGTACGCCCGGCTGACCGCGGCGGACCCGGCCGCCGCGGCCGCGATCCTGCCCAGCAACGGGCGGCGGATCGTCCGCGCGCTCGAAGTGATCACGCTGACCGGCTCGTTCACCGCCGCACTGCCCGCGCAGCCGGAGCCGTACTACGACGCGGTCCGGATCGGCCTCGACCGCCCGGTCGACCAGCTCGACGCCCGGGTCGAGGAACGCGTCCGGGTGATGTGGGACGCCGGTCTGATCGACGAGGTACGCACCCTGGAACAGCACGGCCTGCGTGACGGCCGGACCGCGTCCCGCGCTTTGGGATACGCCCAGGTGCTGCGCATGTTCGACGGCGAGTTCGACGAGCTCGGCGCGATCACCGCCACCCAGGCCGCGACGAGGCGGTTCGTGCGCAGGCAGCGGTCGTGGTTCCGGCGCGACGACCGGGTCCGCTGGCTCGATCCGACCGACGGGACGCACGCGCTGGAAGAGGCGCGAAAACTGATACCTCATGAGTCACACCGGCTCACCCCGGAATCACGCGACAGCCCTCGTAGGATCTGA
- a CDS encoding DUF349 domain-containing protein, which yields MDADGNVYVRTADGERAIGSWQAGTADEGLHHFQRRYDDLVTEVELLEARLQGGMSDAAHTKSSAARLRESLADAHVIGNLDALATRLDALIEQSAAKADEQKVAKAKAREEATERKQALVAEAEDIANNSTQWKVAGDRLRDILTEWKTIRGVDRKTDTELWRRYAAARDGFSRRRGSHFAGLDQQRKQVQGVKEQLVVEAESLAESTDWQSTANRLKQLMNDWKAAGRAPREAEEQLWKRFRAAQDTFFAHRSATFSERDAELKTNQTKKEELLAEAERIDPATDLRGAQTAMRDVQARWDDIGRVPREAVAQLDRRLRAVEERVRVAADAEWRRGSVESNPLLAQMREQVAKAERQLERARTQGDQRRIAEAEKALASKRQFLDLAEQAG from the coding sequence ATCGACGCCGACGGGAACGTCTACGTCCGCACCGCCGACGGCGAGCGGGCGATCGGCTCCTGGCAGGCCGGCACCGCCGACGAGGGTCTGCACCACTTCCAGCGCCGCTACGACGACCTGGTCACCGAGGTCGAGTTGCTCGAGGCCCGCCTCCAGGGCGGCATGAGCGACGCGGCCCACACCAAGTCCTCGGCCGCCCGGCTGCGTGAGTCGCTGGCCGACGCGCACGTCATCGGCAACCTCGACGCGCTGGCCACCCGCTTGGACGCGCTGATCGAGCAGTCGGCCGCGAAGGCCGACGAGCAGAAGGTCGCGAAGGCCAAGGCCCGCGAGGAGGCCACCGAACGCAAGCAGGCGCTGGTCGCCGAGGCCGAGGACATCGCGAACAACTCCACCCAGTGGAAGGTCGCCGGCGACCGGCTGCGCGACATCCTCACCGAGTGGAAGACGATCCGCGGCGTCGACCGCAAGACCGACACCGAGCTGTGGCGCCGGTACGCGGCGGCCCGCGACGGGTTCAGCCGTCGCCGCGGCTCCCACTTCGCGGGCCTCGACCAGCAGCGCAAGCAGGTCCAGGGCGTCAAGGAGCAGCTGGTCGTCGAGGCCGAGTCGCTGGCCGAGTCGACCGACTGGCAGTCCACCGCCAACCGGCTCAAGCAGCTGATGAACGACTGGAAGGCCGCGGGCCGCGCCCCGCGCGAGGCCGAGGAGCAGCTCTGGAAGCGGTTCCGGGCCGCCCAGGACACGTTCTTCGCGCACCGCTCGGCCACGTTCTCCGAGCGCGACGCGGAGCTGAAGACCAACCAGACGAAGAAGGAAGAGCTGCTCGCCGAGGCCGAGCGGATCGACCCGGCGACCGACCTGCGCGGCGCCCAGACCGCGATGCGTGACGTCCAGGCGCGCTGGGACGACATCGGCCGGGTGCCCCGCGAGGCCGTCGCGCAGCTCGACCGGCGTCTGCGTGCGGTCGAGGAGCGGGTGCGGGTGGCCGCCGACGCCGAGTGGCGCCGCGGCAGCGTCGAGAGCAACCCGCTGCTGGCCCAGATGCGTGAGCAGGTGGCGAAGGCCGAACGTCAGCTCGAGCGGGCCAGGACCCAGGGCGACCAGCGCCGGATCGCTGAGGCCGAGAAGGCGCTGGCGTCCAAGCGCCAGTTCCTCGACCTCGCCGAGCAAGCGGGATAG